Genomic window (Bacillus vallismortis):
TGATGGAACGGTATTTTATTGGGAAAAGGAAACACTAATGGGCTTTAGTGAAGACCCTTCAATTTATCAGCTTGATTCTCTTCTGCATGTTCATGTAACAGAACAAGACATACAAGACAAAGTGAAGGAAGTGTTTAGAGCTTTAAACATACCGAGACAGCCTTATCAGATCACTGATATTGAAAGCAACAGCCTGCTCGGAAGCATGGTGAGCGTTGAAACGAAAGATGGAATTGTTTTGGAGTTTGAGGGCGAATCCCGTTGTTTACATAGTCTTTCGCTTCCAATGAAAAAGAATATTTCACTGGCTAACAGCGGGGTGCAGCGGCAGATATTATCGGTCTTCGATGCTGATGTATCAGAAATGAAGAAAAAAAGCAGGCAGAGTGACATGGTGATGTATACTGATTCTTCTAAAACATATGAGCTTTTTGAAGATCAAGGTCAGCTAAACGCTTATGTGTACAGCGATACACCCGATAGGGCATTTCCATATACGTATCGTGATGGAAAATTGGCTTATGAAAAAGTAGCTTCTGCATACCAGGATGTCATTTACAAAAAACGAATGCGTCCAATTATCGTTCAAAGAGGGAATGAACGCCATTATGCATGGCTGATCATTATTCAGCCGTTTGGCTCAAACCGCCATGATGCTTATGTGGTGGATGGAGACACACAAGAGGTGGAAAGCCTATATGAATCATAAAGAAAAAGCGTCTGTATTTTTAGATTTATATGACCTATATAAAGAAGGAGAGCTAGAGGATGAATCAATGGAATGGATGAGACAGCAAGAGCCTTTATTTCAAAAGAATGCGGAAGGCTTAAAGAGTGAATCTTGTTCAAAGAGAAGCCCGGGTGCTGAAGAAGAGAGTCAAATCAGACATATGAAAGTATACCTGTCTGCCATGTATATCTGTTTCATTTTATTGGCTATTTGGATGACGGTGTGGTTTTACTTTTAATGAAACATAGGGATTCTATTGAGGATTTGTATCGACAGTATTACCGAGAAATTTTAAATTATTTATTCAGAAGGACTCATCACCTTGAAACAGCCAAGGACTTAGCGCAGGACACGTTTGTAAAAGCTCTTAACGGTCTGGCTTCGTTTAGGGGGCATTCTTCCATCAGAACGTGGCTTTACACCATTGCCCACCATACCTTTGTCAATTGGTACCGCAGGGATGTCAAATACCAATTGACTGATATCAGCAAAAATGAAGGATTAACGCAAACAACTTATGAGCAGCCTGAACAGTATCTGTCACGGACGGTAAAAAGCGAAACGTTGCGGCAGGAGATCCTGCTGTTAAAAGATCAGCATCAATCCGTATTGATTTTAAGAGAATTCCAAGAGCTTTCTTATGAAGAAATCGCTGAGATATTAGGATGGAGTCTTTCAAAGGTGAAAACCACACTGCACCGGGCCAGATTAGAGCTAAAGAAAAACATGGCGAAAAGAAGAGAGGAGGAGCGGACATGACCTGCTTTCTAGTAAGAGACCTGCTTCCTCTGTATCTTGAAGGTGATTGTAAAAGTGAAACGGAACACGTCATTGAAGAACATTTAAAGACCTGCAGCAGCTGCAGAGAGATGTATGACATGATGGCTGAGCCTTTTGAATTGGAAGGCGGACAGGCCGTTGAGGAGGCTTTTCTGCCGGAAGAAGAAATGCGGTTTAAACAGAGGTACTATGGTTTGCTGATCGTTAAAGCTGCCTGCTGGTTCGGAGCGGCGGTAGCCGTGATGCTGATCATCAAACTGCTCATATAAAGAAAAGCGCTTGTCCGATTCCGGCAAGCGCTTTTTTAGATTAAGCTTCAGGATGGATCATATCGTAGATTGCGGCAAGCTGTTCTTGTGGCAGAGCACTGAAGAGTTTGCCGTAAAGATCAGCTTGCGAAGGTGTCGCCCCTGCTTGTACGGCTGCATTTTTATCATAGCTGTACACACCGTCTTGTAATACAATTGCTGCTTGAAGAATGTGAATCTTTAAGGAAACAGCGGAGAAAAATTGTTCAAGTGCGAGTGCTTCTTTATCTGTTAAGCCAAGTTCAATTGCTTTTTCTGTATCAAATTTGTAATTTCCATCTTCAGCATACACACATTGTGAAACAACATTGAAAAATTCTGAAGTCGACTCCCATAATGTTGCGATTACTTGAGCCTCTTCTTTTGTCATTCCTAACTCGACAGCTTTTTCACTGTCAAAATAATACACACCGTCTTGTTCATATATACATTCATTTAATATATCAATGAATGTATTGAGATCTTCGTTAGTGATTGTCTGATGCTGAACATGGCCAGCAGTGTTATCAGTCAATGTTTTTGCGCTGGCTGCATCAGGGCCGAACGTTAATAGAGCAGCTGAGGTCATTGCGGCAGTTGTTAGCATAGCTCTTTTTTACAAATGTTTTCTTCATGTTTCTTCTCTCCCTTTAATGAATTGTGCTACGAATCCCATTATAGGGAGAGATTGGAGGAGAAGAAATAGGCTCTATGGTCTTTTGTGTATATGTTGCCGGACTATTTTTTGCCGGTCACATGAGTCATCATGAGAACGTTTGTCTATGTATGAATGCTGTTTTACATCTTCCAGACTAAGAAACAGGGGAGATAAGGCTTAATAAAATAAAAAAAACCGCATTTTTGCGGTGTTTCAGCGTGTCGACAAACTCTTGCATTTGTTGTCAAGGCTACGCGTCGGTGCTCACGAATTCGAACATTCGCTGTGCTCCGATGCACGCCCTTCCTAGACTTCAAGGGATTTCAATCACACTGGGAAGATACAAAATGCTAAAATGAAAACCATTTTAGCATTTTGTCAACAATTTGAAACACTGCTTTCTTTGCGGTGTTTTTTGATTATAATATCTCCTGCGGGGCAATGCTTTTAATCAAGCATGCCTTGCTCACGCATTTTCTTTTTTAATGTAAATCCGCCGCCCATAACGGCGCAAACAAGTACAATGCTGGATGCAATGCCTATTGCGCTTTTTTCAGCGATAAAGACGCCGATCAGCATAATGCTGAAAACCGCTGCAAATGCAAATAATAGGAAAAGCCAATTCGTTTTTTTCATAATTTCCATCCCCTTTTACGTCTTATATTAAGTTTACAGAAAAACGTGACGCTTTTAAAGAGGATGTGTGGTATAATATGAAAGTTATCTAATTTTTTTAGGAGATGAAAAAGTGAAACTTCGAAATGATCTTCGCAACATCGCGATTATTGCCCACGTTGACCATGGTAAAACGACTCTAGTCGATCAGCTTTTACATCAAGCTGGTACGTTCCGTGCCAACGAACAGGTTGCTGAACGCGCAATGGACTCTAATGATCTTGAACGCGAACGCGGCATTACAATTTTGGCGAAAAATACAGCGATTAACTATAAAGATACACGCATCAATATTTTGGATACCCCTGGACACGCAGACTTTGGGGGAGAGGTAGAACGGATTATGAAAATGGTTGACGGCGTACTGCTTGTCGTTGACGCATATGAAGGCTGTATGCCTCAAACTCGTTTTGTTCTGAAAAAAGCCCTTGAGCAAAACCTGAACCCGGTTGTTGTTGTCAACAAAATTGACCGTGACTTTGCTCGTCCTGAGGAAGTAATCGATGAGGTTCTTGATCTGTTCATTGAGCTTGATGCCAATGAACAGCAGCTTGAATTCCCAGTGGTATATGCTTCAGCGATTAATGGTACAGCGAGTCTTGATCCGAAACAGCAGGATGAAAACATGGAATCTTTATATGAAACCATTATTAAGCATGTTCCGGCACCTGTTGAAAATGCAGAGGAGCCGCTTCAGTTCCAAGTTGCCCTTCTTGACTACAATGATTATGTAGGCCGTATCGGAATCGGACGCGTATTCCGCGGCACGATGAAAGTCGGTCAGCAGGTTTCTCTTATGAAGCTTGACGGAACGGCTAAGTCATTCCGTGTAACAAAAATTTTCGGTTTCCAAGGCTTAAAGCGGGTGGAAATTGAAGAAGCAAAAGCGGGAGACCTCGTTGCGGTTTCCGGCATGGAAGATATTAATGTTGGTGAAACGGTCTGTCCTGTAGACCATCAAGATCCGCTTCCAGTGCTTCGCATTGATGAACCGACACTTCAAATGACATTTGTCGTGAATAACAGTCCGTTTGCAGGTCGTGAAGGTAAATATGTAACGGCCCGCAAAATTGAAGAGCGTCTTCATTCACAGCTTCAGACGGATGTGAGCTTGCGTGTTGAGCCAACAGCTTCTCCTGACGCTTGGGTTGTTTCCGGACGCGGTGAGCTCCACTTGTCAATACTGATTGAAAATATGCGTCGTGAAGGCTATGAACTTCAAGTTTCAAAACCTGAAGTTATCATCAAAGAAATCGACGGCGTACGCTGTGAGCCTGTTGAGCGCGTGCAAATCGATGTTCCGGAAGAGCATACAGGCTCTGTCATGGAATCAATGGGTGCCCGCAAAGGCGAAATGATTGACATGATCAACAATGGTAACGGCCAAGTCCGTCTCATCTTTACAGTTCCTTCCCGCGGACTGATCGGGTACTCCACAGAGTTCTTATCATTAACACGCGGCTTTGGTATTCTTAACCATACGTTTGACAGCTACCAGCCGATGCAGGCGGGCCAAGTCGGCGGCCGCCGTCAAGGTGTACTTGTGTCAATGGAAAACGGAAAAGCGACATCTTATGGTATTCAAGGAATTGAAGACCGCGGTGTCATCTTCGTTGAGCCAGGTACTGAAGTATACGAAGGAATGATTGTTGGAGAGCATAACCGTGACAACGACCTTGTTGTTAACGTCAGCAAAATGAAACAGCAGACGAACGTCCGCTCTGCGACAAAGGATCAGACAACTACAATTAAAAAAGCGCGCATCATGTCTCTTGAGGAGTCGCTAGAGTACTTAAACGAAGATGAATACTGTGAAGTAACGCCTGAATCCATCCGTTTAAGAAAGAAAATCCTCAATAAAAACGAACGTGAAAAAGCGGCTAAAAAGAAAAAAACAGCAGGATTGTCTTAATCTCTTGCAGAATTTGAAAAGATAGAACCCGTACGTTTACAGGGGAGGGAATCTTTTTGAATGACGTAAGCGAACGCCTGTCGTTCTTCGCCGCTCTATATCAAGTAGACCGGCAGCCTGCGGCAGGCATGTGGCTGCTGTACGGCACGATTTTTGTGTTGGCCGTTATTGTATTTAAGCTTGGATTTGCTAAACGGCTTCCGGTATTAAAATCAGCAGTGGTGTATGTATTTCTGGCTTTGGGTTGCACTGTTTTTACCTTTTTAGGAGTGTTTTTGCCTGTGGCAGAGGGATTGGTCGTCGCTGCGCTGATTTTAATCATTTACAAAATTCGGCTGTATCAGTCGAAAAAAGGACAGTCTGCAAAATCATAAAAAGACTCAGCTGAAGAGCTGAGTCTTTTTATTGTGAAAAAGAAAACCCTAGGCTAGGCCTAGGGTTCCAAAAAGCTTTCAGCGTTGTATTAAGAAAACTCCCCCGGGTGCTAAAATATTTTTGGTTCGCCAACCAAAATATCAACATACGGAGGAGTTTTTTATGTCAAAAGACACTAACAGTTTAGCACACACAACATGGAATTGTAAGTATCACATCGTATTTGCCCCGAAGTATAGAAGGCAAGTCATTTATGGGAAAATCAAAAAAGATATTGGGGAAATACTTCGAACCTTATGTGAAAGGAAAGGAGTCGAAATTATCGAAGCAACAGCGTGTAAAGATCATATCCATATGTTAGTGAGCATACCGCCAAAGATAAGCGTATCGGCATTTGTGGGATATTTAAAAGGTAAAAGCAGTTTAATGATATTTGATCGACACGCAAATTTGAAATACAGATATGGAAACCGGAAATTTTGGTGTACTGGATATTACGTAGATACAGTAGGAAGAAACAAAAAGGTAATAGAAGAATATATACGAAATCAGATACAAGATGATATCGTTGCGGAACAATTAACGATGATGGAATACATCGATCCATTCACAGGTGAAGAGGTCAAGAAAAAGAAACGAAAATAAGGAGAAGGCCTTTGAGGTCTGGCCAGAAAAAGTAGTACATAAGGCGAACCATTCAGAAGCCCTTTAGGGTTTGGTCAGTAACAAAGGCTTTCAGCCGCAGAGAAAACCACCCGTTATCACGGGTGGTGATTATTTTGTCATCTTTTCAGCGTGATTGAAAACCCTTGAAGTCTAGAAAGGACGAGCATCGGAGCACAGCGAATGTTGGAATTCGTGAGCACCGACGCACAGGCCTGACAACGAATGCGAGGGTTTGTCGACACGCTGACTCAGCTGAGAAGCTGAGTCTTTTTGTTCTGTATGGTAAAGCTGCCGCTTTATTTTTTGACTTTTTCTTTCTTCTGCTGTCCCGGGTGAAAAGAGAATTTTCCCGTTTTCAGCCGTTCTTCTGTTTTTTGGGTAATCCGATCGTGGCATTCCTGGCACATATATGTATGGATCGGGCGGTTTCGAAGCCGTTTCGCGATCAGGGTATCATCATCAATTGTTTCAATTTTATCGCAAATAGAACATTGGACCCTCATCATATCACCTCTTTCACTAACATGTATTATAGCACGGATCAGAAGCTGTCCAAAATAAGAAAAAGCTAAAGCGCAAGGCTATAGCTTTTTCATGATTATTATTTTTTCATATGATGATCAGATTGATCGTTTTGCTCCTGTTCCAATTCCTGCTGCTGCTTTTTGTTTAATTGGTCATTTTGCTGCTTTGTTTGTGGCTCATCTTCATCGTCAATCACATCGTTAGGCACTTCCGGAAGCACTCGGCCGACAATTGCAGCCAATTCATCTAATATGCCTGTCACCGGCCGGCCTTCACTGATTTCTCTGCTCATTTCATTCAGGCGGCTGACCGTATCCGGGTCAGCAATGACAACTGCGTTGGCACCGTGTCGATCATCTTTCAGAGCCTGTGCTACAGAATATTTAATGGTTTCCACTTTGCTTCTGTCCAAATTATCATCGACATCAATCCCTACAACGGCATAACCTCCCAGCACAACGGCTGTTGCATCCTTAACATCGGGGATTTTTTCAGCAACGCTGACAAGATGCTTCGCAATATCCGCTCTTGTCCCATTGTCTTTTGTCTCCTGAGTTGTGTCCTTTACGTGAATCGGTTTGGTTTCCTGCTGCCTTGTTGATTCTTTTTCAACATTCTGATCCTGGTTTCCTTGTTGGTAGGCACATGCGGACAGGATAAGCGTCAGCTGTATCATAATGAAAAGAATTCGCACTTGCGGGTTCCCTCCTTGAAATGCATTCATTAATTTTATTGTTGAATTAACCTTCTATCTTTATTCACAAAAACATATATTTTAGCAGGCATTCACCTTTTTTATCGTAAGAGAAGCAGGAAGAACTTTGACCTTTATATCAGGAGGCTGAGACTTGAGTAAAATTTATGTGTTAGATACGAATGTGTTATTACAGGATCCTAACGCGATATTTTCTTTTGAAGAAAATGAGGTTGTCATCCCTGCTGTTGTATTAGAAGAAGTTGATTCGAAAAAAAGGTATATGGACGAAGTTGGGAGGAATGCAAGGCACGTATCTAAGCTGATCGATGCTTTAAGGCAAAAGGGAAGGCTGCATGAGCAGGTCCCGCTCGACACCGGCGGTACACTGAGAATTGAACTGAATCATCGTTCGTTTCACCAGCTCCAAGAGATCTTTATTGAAAAAACGAACGATAATCGTATATTGGCTGTTGCGAAAAATTTAAGCCTCGAGGAAGAAACGAAGGAAGAGGGCAGGCCGGTTATCCTCGTCAGCAAGGATGTATTGGTCAGGGTGAAAGCGGACGCGATCGGACTGCATGCTGAAGATTTCTTAAATGACCGGGTTGTGGACAATGATGAAATGTACAACGGCTATAAGGATTTATATATCAGCCAACAGCTGTTCAGCTCTTTTTATGGGAAAAATCAAATTACAGTAAATGAAATGAAACAGCACACATTTTATCCGAATCAATTCGCATTAATGAAAGATGAGCTGGGAGGGTCCTCTTCAGCCGTCGGAATGGCGGATAAAACAGGCACGGTCTTAAAAAGGCTTGTTTTTGATGATGAACATGTATGGGGAATCAGGCCAAAAAATGTACAGCAGACAATGGCATTAGAGCTTTTGCTGCGTGAAGATATTCCGCTCGTCACCCTAATCGGAAAAGCAGGAACCGGCAAAACGCTTTTAGCATTGGCGGCGGGGCTATTACAGACAGAAGACTTGGGAATATATAAAAAATTGATCGTCGCAAGGCCGATTGTTCCTGTTGGCAAGGATATTGGATATTTGCCCGGCGAAAAAGAGGAAAAGCTAAAGCCTTGGATGCAGCCGATTTTTGACAACTTAGAGTTTCTGTTTAATGCGAAAAAACCGGGGGAGCTTGAGGCCATTCTGGCGGGTATTGGCTCAATTCAGGTGGAAGCACTGACTTATATCAGGGGGAGAAGCATTCCGGATCAATTTATTATTATTGATGAGGCCCAAAATTTGACCAGGCATGAGGTGAAAACGCTGCTGACGAGAGTCGGTGAGGGCAGTAAAATTGTCTTAATGGGCGATCCAGAACAAATTGATCACCCATATTTAGACAGTCTGAACAATGGTTTAGCCTACGTGGTTGAACGATTTAAAGGACAACCCATCTCAGGCAGCGTGAAGCTGTTAAAAGGCGAGAGATCGGGTCTCGCCCAGCTTGCCGCTGACTTGCTGTAAGCTTACATGATTTCAATTTCTTTTATATCGGTGATCGGCTGATCGTGATCAACTGGATCTTCAAAATAAATATGAACGGGGCCGCCTTCTTGGATTGGCTTGCCTGCCTCACTGAAATGGACAATACTGTTCAGTGCGGTTTCCAGAGGAACGGCGGTCTTTTTCGAACTTGTGACAAATACGCATTGTGTCGCGGAGCTGAGAGGCTCAGCGTTTTTCAGGACAGTCCCAAGTTTCATGGCAAAACTGCCGTTCATCAGTTTTTGCTTCTCGTATTGTTTTTCCGTCTTTAATGTCGGCGGTGCAATCCGGCCCTCTCTGATCACGCGTTCAGGGTCAAGCGCGGATTCATCCCCGACTGATTGTAAATGTATGTCTTGACTGTCCCCTTTGCGTTCAAACGAAAATTTGCGATCATCAAAAATCCATACGCTCGGATCGATGGTGATCGGATATGTAACCTTGCCTTTTACTTGTATAACACTCATGGTTATGACCCCCTTCTCCCAAAATTATAAAAGTTTTCGCATGAATTGTCACTTTGTGTACAAATTATGTGTATTGAAATGCTCAGGGAGCGAGGGTGGTTGCATGGTATGCCGGCATAATGACGAGCTTGAAACCTTAGTGAACGAAGCGAAAAAGATGACGGACAAGGGGGAGGTAGCCAGTTATATTCCTGCCTTGGCAAAAGCTGATCAACACGATCTGTCAGTGGCGATTTATTATTCCAATACTACTTGTCTGTCAGCGGGTGACGTGGAAAAAACATTTACGCTTCAAAGTATATCGAAAGTGCTCTCGCTTGCTTTGGTATTAATGGAATACGGTAAGGAGAAGGTCTTCAGCTATGTCGGACAGGAGCCGACTGGTGATCCGTTTAATTCAATTATCAAGCTTGAAACAGTGAATCCGAGCAAGCCGTTAAACCCTATGATCAATGCCGGGGCATTGGTAGTGACCAGCTTGATTAAAGGGAAAACGGTAAAAGAGAGACTTGATTATTTACTTTCTTTTATCAGAAAGCTGACAAACAACCAACAGATTACATACTGCCGGGAAGTGGCTGAATCCGAATACAGCACGTCGATGATTAATCGGGCAATGTGTTATTATATGAAACAGTACAGGATTTTTGAAGATGATGTAGAAGCGGTAATGGATTTATACACGAAGCAATGTGCGATTGAAATGAACAGTCTGGACTTGGCGAAAATCGGATCTGTATTTGCGCTGAACGGCAGACACCCCGAGACTGGGGAGCAAGTTATCTCAAAAGATGTTGCGAGAATTTGCAAAACATTTATGGTGACGTGCGGAATGTACAATGCAAGCGGCGAATTTGCAATTAAGGTCGGAATTCCTGCGAAAAGCGGCGTATCCGGAGGGATTATGGGCATTTCGCCATACGATTTCGGGATTGGTATTTTTGGCCCGGCATTGGACGAAAAAGGGAACAGCATTGCGGGTGTGAAGCTTTTGGAAATCATGTCTGAAATGTACAAACTGAGTATTTTTTAATTTATGTCATCTGCTTAAATCCTCTTGCATTTTCTGCTGATACCCTTTATGATAAATAGAAGAATTAGGTACTCGCCTGGGGAACGGAGGGATACTTTTGGCTTCAGAGATGATAGTTGACCATCGGCAAAAAGCTTTTGAGCTCTTAAAAGTTGACGCTGAGAAGATTTTGAAGCTGATCCGAGTACAAATGGATAACTTAACGATGCCTCAATGTCCTCTATATGAAGAGGTATTAGATACTCAAATGTTCGGGCTTTCGAGGGAAATCGATTTTGCTGTCC
Coding sequences:
- the typA gene encoding translational GTPase TypA, whose protein sequence is MKLRNDLRNIAIIAHVDHGKTTLVDQLLHQAGTFRANEQVAERAMDSNDLERERGITILAKNTAINYKDTRINILDTPGHADFGGEVERIMKMVDGVLLVVDAYEGCMPQTRFVLKKALEQNLNPVVVVNKIDRDFARPEEVIDEVLDLFIELDANEQQLEFPVVYASAINGTASLDPKQQDENMESLYETIIKHVPAPVENAEEPLQFQVALLDYNDYVGRIGIGRVFRGTMKVGQQVSLMKLDGTAKSFRVTKIFGFQGLKRVEIEEAKAGDLVAVSGMEDINVGETVCPVDHQDPLPVLRIDEPTLQMTFVVNNSPFAGREGKYVTARKIEERLHSQLQTDVSLRVEPTASPDAWVVSGRGELHLSILIENMRREGYELQVSKPEVIIKEIDGVRCEPVERVQIDVPEEHTGSVMESMGARKGEMIDMINNGNGQVRLIFTVPSRGLIGYSTEFLSLTRGFGILNHTFDSYQPMQAGQVGGRRQGVLVSMENGKATSYGIQGIEDRGVIFVEPGTEVYEGMIVGEHNRDNDLVVNVSKMKQQTNVRSATKDQTTTIKKARIMSLEESLEYLNEDEYCEVTPESIRLRKKILNKNEREKAAKKKKTAGLS
- a CDS encoding YlaN family protein → MASEMIVDHRQKAFELLKVDAEKILKLIRVQMDNLTMPQCPLYEEVLDTQMFGLSREIDFAVRLGLVDEKDGKDLLYTLERELSALHDAFTGK
- the tnpA gene encoding IS200/IS605 family transposase, which translates into the protein MSKDTNSLAHTTWNCKYHIVFAPKYRRQVIYGKIKKDIGEILRTLCERKGVEIIEATACKDHIHMLVSIPPKISVSAFVGYLKGKSSLMIFDRHANLKYRYGNRKFWCTGYYVDTVGRNKKVIEEYIRNQIQDDIVAEQLTMMEYIDPFTGEEVKKKKRK
- a CDS encoding YlaF family protein → MKKTNWLFLLFAFAAVFSIMLIGVFIAEKSAIGIASSIVLVCAVMGGGFTLKKKMREQGMLD
- a CDS encoding YlaH-like family protein, giving the protein MNDVSERLSFFAALYQVDRQPAAGMWLLYGTIFVLAVIVFKLGFAKRLPVLKSAVVYVFLALGCTVFTFLGVFLPVAEGLVVAALILIIYKIRLYQSKKGQSAKS
- a CDS encoding anti-sigma factor yields the protein MTCFLVRDLLPLYLEGDCKSETEHVIEEHLKTCSSCREMYDMMAEPFELEGGQAVEEAFLPEEEMRFKQRYYGLLIVKAACWFGAAVAVMLIIKLLI
- the glsA gene encoding glutaminase A, which translates into the protein MVCRHNDELETLVNEAKKMTDKGEVASYIPALAKADQHDLSVAIYYSNTTCLSAGDVEKTFTLQSISKVLSLALVLMEYGKEKVFSYVGQEPTGDPFNSIIKLETVNPSKPLNPMINAGALVVTSLIKGKTVKERLDYLLSFIRKLTNNQQITYCREVAESEYSTSMINRAMCYYMKQYRIFEDDVEAVMDLYTKQCAIEMNSLDLAKIGSVFALNGRHPETGEQVISKDVARICKTFMVTCGMYNASGEFAIKVGIPAKSGVSGGIMGISPYDFGIGIFGPALDEKGNSIAGVKLLEIMSEMYKLSIF
- a CDS encoding YlaI family protein encodes the protein MMRVQCSICDKIETIDDDTLIAKRLRNRPIHTYMCQECHDRITQKTEERLKTGKFSFHPGQQKKEKVKK
- the ylaC gene encoding RNA polymerase sigma factor YlaC; the encoded protein is MKHRDSIEDLYRQYYREILNYLFRRTHHLETAKDLAQDTFVKALNGLASFRGHSSIRTWLYTIAHHTFVNWYRRDVKYQLTDISKNEGLTQTTYEQPEQYLSRTVKSETLRQEILLLKDQHQSVLILREFQELSYEEIAEILGWSLSKVKTTLHRARLELKKNMAKRREEERT
- a CDS encoding PhoH family protein, whose product is MSKIYVLDTNVLLQDPNAIFSFEENEVVIPAVVLEEVDSKKRYMDEVGRNARHVSKLIDALRQKGRLHEQVPLDTGGTLRIELNHRSFHQLQEIFIEKTNDNRILAVAKNLSLEEETKEEGRPVILVSKDVLVRVKADAIGLHAEDFLNDRVVDNDEMYNGYKDLYISQQLFSSFYGKNQITVNEMKQHTFYPNQFALMKDELGGSSSAVGMADKTGTVLKRLVFDDEHVWGIRPKNVQQTMALELLLREDIPLVTLIGKAGTGKTLLALAAGLLQTEDLGIYKKLIVARPIVPVGKDIGYLPGEKEEKLKPWMQPIFDNLEFLFNAKKPGELEAILAGIGSIQVEALTYIRGRSIPDQFIIIDEAQNLTRHEVKTLLTRVGEGSKIVLMGDPEQIDHPYLDSLNNGLAYVVERFKGQPISGSVKLLKGERSGLAQLAADLL
- a CDS encoding YhcN/YlaJ family sporulation lipoprotein: MRILFIMIQLTLILSACAYQQGNQDQNVEKESTRQQETKPIHVKDTTQETKDNGTRADIAKHLVSVAEKIPDVKDATAVVLGGYAVVGIDVDDNLDRSKVETIKYSVAQALKDDRHGANAVVIADPDTVSRLNEMSREISEGRPVTGILDELAAIVGRVLPEVPNDVIDDEDEPQTKQQNDQLNKKQQQELEQEQNDQSDHHMKK